Proteins encoded by one window of Flexibacter flexilis DSM 6793:
- a CDS encoding NAD(P)H-binding protein yields MKALLIGATGATGHDLLELLLQNDDYQQVDVFVRRDLGIKHDKLRTHIIDFGKPEEWAHLVTGDVLFSCLGTTLKVAGSQAQQRIVDYDYQLAFAKAAKANAVNCYVLVSSSGASSQSRIFYSKMKGELEDAVKALQFSKLLIFNPPLLERKNSDRKMEVLALKVFAFFNGLGLLGGMRPLATDLLAKAMLKAVQSLGQGQHIIKDQEIRNYTNG; encoded by the coding sequence ATGAAAGCATTACTTATTGGGGCGACAGGTGCGACAGGACACGATTTGCTGGAGTTGCTCTTGCAAAATGACGATTACCAGCAAGTTGATGTATTTGTAAGACGCGATTTGGGCATCAAACACGACAAGTTGCGCACACATATTATTGACTTTGGCAAGCCCGAAGAGTGGGCGCATTTGGTTACGGGAGATGTATTGTTTTCGTGTTTGGGTACTACTCTCAAAGTCGCAGGCAGCCAAGCCCAGCAAAGAATCGTGGATTATGATTATCAATTGGCTTTTGCTAAAGCGGCCAAAGCCAATGCCGTAAACTGTTACGTGTTGGTGTCGTCGAGTGGCGCGTCGTCGCAATCCCGCATTTTTTATAGCAAAATGAAAGGAGAGTTAGAAGATGCTGTCAAAGCCTTGCAATTTTCTAAATTGCTGATTTTCAATCCGCCATTGCTCGAACGAAAAAATAGCGACCGCAAAATGGAGGTTTTAGCCCTTAAAGTTTTTGCTTTTTTCAATGGCTTGGGACTTTTGGGAGGTATGAGACCATTGGCTACCGATTTGCTCGCCAAAGCCATGCTTAAAGCCGTCCAATCACTCGGACAAGGGCAGCACATTATCAAAGACCAAGAAATACGGAATTATACCAATGGATAA
- a CDS encoding YhdH/YhfP family quinone oxidoreductase, translating to MATTDSTFRAFRIEERDGQYMRSVQSMPFAALENDEILVRVHYSSLNYKDALSASGNKGVTRHYPHTPGIDAVGVVEQSNSPTVAVGQQVIVTSYDLGMNTDGGFAEYIKVPAAWAVPLPEKMTMKEAMIYGTAGFTAGMSVARLVELVQPSDGKIVVSGATGGVGALSVAILSHLGYWVVAVTGKESEKAYLTGLGAKEILLRSEIENFDKKPLLKPLFAGAVDTVGGVILENIIKTTSPLGVVACCGNVASVKLELTIFPFILRGVTLAGIDSQNCPMAHRLKIWGNLADAWKPRHLADTANEITFEQLSEKIDLILEGKLKGRTVLKVAE from the coding sequence ATGGCAACAACAGATTCTACATTTCGCGCCTTCCGCATCGAAGAGCGAGACGGCCAATACATGCGTTCGGTACAATCCATGCCCTTCGCGGCCTTAGAAAACGACGAAATTTTGGTTCGGGTGCATTACAGTTCCCTCAACTACAAAGACGCGCTATCGGCCAGCGGCAACAAAGGCGTTACGCGCCATTATCCACACACCCCAGGCATTGATGCGGTCGGTGTGGTGGAGCAGTCCAATAGCCCGACGGTTGCCGTTGGTCAGCAAGTAATCGTAACCAGTTATGATTTGGGGATGAATACGGATGGCGGTTTTGCCGAATACATCAAAGTTCCTGCTGCTTGGGCAGTGCCTTTGCCCGAAAAAATGACCATGAAAGAAGCCATGATTTACGGCACAGCGGGTTTTACGGCGGGAATGTCGGTGGCTCGGCTTGTGGAATTGGTGCAGCCTTCGGACGGGAAAATTGTAGTGTCGGGTGCGACGGGTGGTGTAGGTGCTTTGAGCGTGGCCATTCTCAGCCACTTGGGTTATTGGGTGGTGGCCGTTACGGGCAAAGAATCCGAAAAAGCGTATCTGACGGGTTTGGGAGCTAAAGAAATTTTGTTGCGCAGTGAAATCGAAAATTTTGACAAAAAACCGTTGCTCAAACCGCTGTTTGCGGGTGCTGTCGATACGGTGGGCGGTGTTATTCTCGAAAATATCATCAAAACTACTAGCCCGTTGGGTGTGGTGGCTTGCTGCGGCAATGTGGCTTCTGTAAAATTAGAACTGACGATATTCCCGTTCATTTTGCGCGGCGTGACGCTTGCAGGCATTGATTCACAGAATTGTCCGATGGCGCATCGCCTCAAAATCTGGGGAAATCTGGCCGACGCTTGGAAGCCCCGCCACTTAGCCGACACGGCCAACGAAATTACTTTCGAGCAGCTTTCCGAGAAAATAGATTTGATTTTGGAAGGAAAACTCAAAGGCCGAACAGTTTTGAAAGTAGCAGAATAA
- a CDS encoding winged helix-turn-helix transcriptional regulator, with amino-acid sequence MEKSYCPIDTFINVIKGKRKGTIILHLRQGDKRYSELVRLLPDISERMLTKQLKELEEDGLILRTVFPEVPPRVEYRLSPLGQEIYPYLKGMYKGGMLLENLIDNT; translated from the coding sequence ATGGAAAAAAGTTATTGCCCAATAGATACGTTTATCAACGTGATAAAAGGAAAGCGCAAAGGGACTATCATCTTGCACCTGCGGCAAGGCGACAAACGATACAGCGAGCTGGTGCGTCTGTTGCCAGACATTAGCGAACGAATGCTTACCAAGCAGCTCAAAGAACTTGAAGAAGACGGATTGATTTTGCGCACGGTATTTCCCGAAGTGCCGCCGCGCGTGGAATATCGACTCTCGCCACTCGGACAAGAAATTTATCCCTACCTCAAAGGAATGTATAAAGGCGGTATGCTTTTGGAAAATTTGATTGATAATACCTAA
- a CDS encoding GNAT family N-acetyltransferase, with protein MPKITLTPTQKKDLRYFFEFQRDPEACYLAAFTSQDPNNKAAYLEKWEKLLLDPSIQVRTIKVGRAIAGSVGKYESMGEAQITYWLDRKCWGKGIATAALQAFLEIETSRPMYGRVAFDNYGSQRVLEKCGFVKIGTETDFANARQAAIEEYVYQLGE; from the coding sequence ATGCCAAAAATTACGCTAACACCGACCCAAAAAAAGGACTTACGTTATTTCTTTGAATTTCAGCGCGACCCCGAAGCCTGCTATTTGGCGGCGTTCACGTCCCAAGACCCCAACAACAAAGCTGCTTATCTCGAAAAATGGGAAAAATTGTTGCTCGACCCCAGCATTCAGGTACGCACGATTAAAGTTGGTAGAGCCATCGCGGGCAGCGTGGGCAAATATGAGAGCATGGGCGAGGCACAAATTACTTATTGGCTCGACCGAAAATGTTGGGGAAAAGGAATCGCGACGGCTGCTTTGCAGGCATTTTTGGAAATAGAAACCAGCAGGCCGATGTATGGCCGCGTAGCTTTTGACAATTACGGTTCGCAAAGGGTTTTGGAGAAGTGTGGCTTTGTGAAAATTGGGACGGAAACCGACTTTGCCAATGCGCGGCAAGCGGCCATCGAAGAATATGTTTATCAATTAGGAGAATAA
- a CDS encoding SRPBCC family protein encodes MQTHFPVSYEAVLKADVSKVWAALTQPELVKQYFFGTNLQSTWQVGSPVVFSGEWEGQAYQDKGTVLEYTHEKSLKYSYLSNWSNMPDLPENYLLVSYAVAPHPDGTLLTITQTNYDEARAAHSAESWAGIIAEMRKVVE; translated from the coding sequence ATGCAAACGCATTTTCCTGTAAGTTATGAGGCGGTACTCAAAGCCGACGTAAGCAAAGTTTGGGCGGCTCTGACCCAACCCGAATTGGTGAAACAATATTTTTTTGGCACAAATCTACAAAGCACTTGGCAAGTGGGAAGTCCTGTTGTTTTTTCGGGCGAATGGGAAGGACAAGCCTACCAAGACAAAGGCACGGTGTTGGAATACACGCACGAAAAAAGCCTGAAATACAGTTATTTGAGCAATTGGAGTAATATGCCCGACTTGCCCGAAAATTATTTACTCGTTAGCTACGCGGTAGCCCCACATCCTGACGGAACATTGCTTACCATTACCCAAACCAACTACGACGAGGCTCGCGCCGCACATTCTGCCGAAAGCTGGGCGGGCATTATCGCCGAAATGCGCAAAGTGGTAGAATAA
- a CDS encoding helix-turn-helix domain-containing protein codes for MKQTITRPFGNGQSESTIWQHPDGLLIGYGLSRTDRHESVSARSSMQDWVQLHFGTRGDYRFTHKQLGKTYDLIGGHHNLMYSPEFELEVYNKTLEIETFGVNFTKEAFLRYAQHGTDALKIFCEKVAAGQSVILTEHWGAIDTPIQQTLQEILHEGFTGQIEEHFLLSKALDLLVMSVEACAQAEYRATQDEAFLRSKTDKEKIIAARDFINQRLHEPPNLSEVSKQVGLNEYKLKRGFKETFGNTLFGYLTQQRLQWAYHQIIDSQYFAADIAERLGYATPQHFNNAFKKKFGLTPMNLKKSRKRNP; via the coding sequence ATGAAACAAACCATTACGCGCCCTTTTGGGAATGGACAGTCGGAAAGCACCATTTGGCAACACCCAGACGGGCTACTGATTGGCTACGGCCTTTCGCGCACCGACCGCCACGAAAGCGTATCGGCGCGTAGTTCCATGCAAGACTGGGTACAGTTGCATTTTGGTACGCGCGGCGATTACCGATTCACGCACAAGCAGTTGGGCAAAACTTACGATTTGATTGGCGGCCATCACAACCTCATGTACTCGCCCGAATTTGAGTTGGAAGTTTATAACAAAACCCTCGAAATCGAAACGTTTGGCGTGAATTTCACGAAAGAAGCCTTTTTGCGCTACGCCCAACACGGCACGGACGCACTCAAAATATTTTGCGAAAAAGTAGCCGCAGGCCAAAGCGTAATTCTTACGGAACATTGGGGCGCGATAGATACACCCATTCAGCAGACATTGCAAGAGATTCTGCACGAGGGTTTTACGGGACAAATTGAGGAGCATTTTTTATTGTCCAAAGCCTTAGATTTGTTGGTGATGTCTGTGGAGGCTTGCGCCCAAGCGGAGTACCGCGCCACCCAAGATGAGGCTTTTTTGCGTAGTAAAACCGACAAAGAAAAAATAATAGCTGCCCGCGATTTCATTAACCAACGCCTTCACGAGCCACCCAATTTGTCGGAAGTGTCTAAGCAAGTCGGCCTGAACGAATACAAACTCAAACGAGGTTTTAAGGAGACTTTCGGCAATACGCTTTTCGGCTACCTGACACAGCAGCGTTTGCAATGGGCCTATCATCAAATAATTGACAGTCAATATTTTGCCGCTGATATTGCCGAACGTTTGGGTTATGCCACGCCGCAGCATTTCAATAATGCGTTTAAGAAAAAGTTTGGACTTACGCCCATGAACCTAAAAAAATCCAGAAAACGCAATCCGTAA
- the amaB gene encoding L-piperidine-6-carboxylate dehydrogenase, which yields MQSTATNTQISEVLQQLGIKELNPAYSTGLEWGGLGNPNTKEIYSPADGKLIAAVQMATAADYETVVQTAQKAFAVWQRVPAPKRGEIVRQIGDRLRQYKEPLGKLVSYEMGKIYQEGLGEVQEMVDICDFAVGLSRQMYGLTMHSERPEHRMYEQYHPLGIVGIISAFNFPVAVWSWNSMLAAVCGDVCIWKPSEKTPLTAVACQHIISSVLKENNLPEGVFSLIIGDAQIGELMSNDVRVPLVSATGSTRMGKKVGAAVGARLGKALLELGGNNAIIVTPNADLEMAVRAIVFGAVGTAGQRCTTTRRIIVHESQYEEIKNRLVKIYEQLPIGNPLKEGTLVGPLIDKDAVKAFTNALEHVQKEGGKLLTGGSLVSGEGFESGTYVRPAIVEAQNHYEMVQEETFAPILYLIRYTGGVEEAIALQNGVKQGLSSSIFSTNMRETEAFLTHWGSDCGIANVNIGTSGAEIGGAFGGEKETGGGRESGSDAWKAYMRRQTNTINYSTQLPLAQGIKFDI from the coding sequence ATGCAATCTACCGCAACCAACACCCAAATTAGTGAGGTACTCCAACAGTTGGGTATCAAGGAATTAAACCCTGCGTATAGCACTGGCCTCGAATGGGGCGGCTTGGGCAATCCGAACACCAAAGAAATTTACTCGCCTGCTGATGGCAAACTGATTGCTGCCGTACAGATGGCCACTGCTGCCGATTACGAAACCGTAGTACAAACTGCTCAAAAAGCATTTGCCGTATGGCAACGAGTTCCTGCGCCGAAGCGTGGGGAAATCGTGCGCCAAATCGGAGACCGTTTGCGCCAATACAAAGAGCCTTTGGGCAAATTGGTGAGCTACGAAATGGGCAAAATTTACCAAGAAGGCTTGGGCGAAGTACAAGAAATGGTGGACATCTGCGATTTTGCCGTAGGGCTGTCGCGCCAAATGTACGGCCTGACTATGCACTCGGAGCGTCCAGAACACCGCATGTACGAACAATATCATCCGTTGGGCATCGTGGGCATCATCTCGGCGTTTAACTTCCCAGTGGCCGTATGGTCTTGGAACTCAATGCTTGCCGCCGTGTGTGGCGATGTGTGCATTTGGAAACCATCCGAAAAAACACCGCTTACGGCTGTGGCTTGCCAACATATTATTTCCAGTGTTTTGAAAGAAAATAACTTGCCAGAAGGTGTGTTCAGCCTCATCATTGGCGATGCACAAATCGGCGAGTTGATGTCTAACGACGTGCGCGTTCCGTTGGTTTCGGCCACAGGTTCTACACGTATGGGCAAAAAAGTAGGCGCAGCCGTTGGCGCGCGCTTAGGCAAAGCCTTGTTGGAATTGGGCGGTAACAATGCCATTATCGTAACACCAAACGCAGACCTTGAGATGGCCGTAAGAGCTATCGTGTTTGGCGCGGTGGGTACGGCTGGCCAACGTTGCACGACCACGCGCCGCATCATCGTACACGAAAGCCAATACGAGGAAATCAAAAATCGTTTGGTTAAAATCTACGAACAATTGCCAATCGGCAACCCGCTCAAAGAAGGGACGCTTGTTGGGCCATTGATTGACAAAGACGCTGTAAAAGCCTTTACCAACGCCCTCGAACACGTACAAAAAGAAGGCGGCAAGTTGCTAACTGGCGGCTCTTTGGTAAGTGGAGAAGGTTTTGAATCAGGTACTTACGTGCGCCCTGCCATAGTGGAAGCCCAAAATCATTACGAAATGGTGCAAGAAGAAACCTTCGCGCCGATTCTTTATCTTATCCGCTACACGGGTGGCGTAGAAGAAGCCATCGCGTTGCAAAACGGCGTGAAACAAGGCTTGTCTTCTTCGATTTTCTCGACCAATATGCGCGAAACGGAAGCGTTTTTGACGCATTGGGGTTCGGATTGCGGTATTGCTAACGTCAATATTGGCACGTCGGGGGCGGAAATCGGTGGCGCATTTGGTGGCGAAAAAGAAACTGGCGGAGGCCGCGAGTCTGGCTCTGATGCTTGGAAAGCGTATATGCGTCGCCAAACCAATACCATCAATTATAGCACTCAATTGCCTTTGGCTCAAGGAATTAAATTTGATATTTAA
- a CDS encoding leucyl aminopeptidase family protein, translating to MNLKIKHLKQLSGERDTAIIVNSQTDLSKFLPEGAAREYLQQRIKREMPLTTVNLYDRTLYFLLDSPQTDLPQRKEYFRKKGYELSKILKSEPVRNIELTTELGKPEDVLALAEGLALSSYEFLKYKSDKSSKVLHNIWLHGTGLVKGVVEELENLIEAVFITRDLVNEPVIYLTAEQFSKEMEELGKEAGFDVEVLNKTKIKSLKMGGLLGVNAGSPNPPTFNILEYKHEKPVNTKPYVLVGKGVVYDTGGLSLKPTTNSMDCMKSDMAGAAAVLGALYAVAKNKLPLHVIVLIPATENRPDGNAITPGDVITMHDGTTVEVLNTDAEGRLILADALSYAKRYEPELVLDMATLTGAAARAIGKEGIVYMGTAGAEVKTQISEAGFDVYERLVEFPMWEEYDEIIQSTVADLKNIGGDSAGAITAGMFLKHFTEYPWLHFDIAGSAFLETGEWNYRGRNGSGVGVRLLYKFLKMQAG from the coding sequence ATGAACTTAAAAATCAAACATTTAAAGCAACTTTCGGGCGAAAGAGATACCGCCATTATTGTCAATAGCCAAACGGATTTGTCGAAATTTTTGCCAGAAGGTGCCGCACGCGAATATTTACAGCAGCGAATTAAGCGCGAAATGCCGCTTACAACCGTGAATCTTTACGACCGTACCTTGTATTTTTTGTTGGATAGTCCACAAACAGATTTGCCGCAACGCAAGGAGTATTTCCGCAAAAAAGGCTACGAACTTTCTAAGATTTTGAAAAGTGAACCTGTTCGTAACATTGAACTTACCACAGAATTAGGGAAACCAGAAGATGTGTTGGCTTTGGCGGAAGGTTTGGCGTTGAGTAGCTATGAGTTTTTGAAATACAAATCCGACAAATCCAGTAAGGTGCTGCATAATATTTGGTTGCATGGAACAGGCCTTGTAAAAGGTGTGGTGGAAGAGTTGGAAAATCTGATTGAGGCTGTTTTTATCACGCGCGACCTTGTCAATGAACCAGTTATTTACCTGACAGCCGAGCAGTTCAGTAAAGAAATGGAAGAGTTGGGCAAAGAGGCGGGTTTTGATGTGGAAGTTTTGAATAAAACCAAAATCAAGAGCCTAAAAATGGGCGGTTTGTTGGGGGTAAATGCAGGTAGCCCAAACCCTCCGACGTTCAATATTTTGGAATACAAACACGAAAAACCCGTAAATACTAAACCGTATGTGCTTGTGGGCAAAGGTGTTGTGTATGATACGGGCGGACTTAGCCTAAAGCCTACGACCAATTCGATGGACTGCATGAAGTCGGATATGGCTGGCGCGGCGGCTGTGTTGGGTGCGCTGTATGCGGTGGCCAAAAACAAGTTGCCTTTGCATGTAATTGTCTTGATTCCAGCCACCGAAAACCGTCCAGACGGCAACGCCATTACACCTGGCGACGTGATTACGATGCACGACGGCACGACCGTAGAAGTGTTAAATACCGACGCGGAAGGTCGCCTCATTTTGGCTGATGCCCTGAGCTATGCCAAACGTTACGAACCCGAATTGGTGTTGGATATGGCCACGCTGACGGGCGCAGCTGCCCGTGCCATTGGCAAAGAAGGCATTGTGTATATGGGAACGGCTGGTGCTGAGGTGAAAACCCAAATTTCGGAGGCAGGTTTTGACGTGTACGAACGCTTGGTAGAATTTCCGATGTGGGAGGAATACGACGAAATTATTCAATCCACGGTGGCCGACCTCAAAAATATTGGTGGCGACAGCGCAGGTGCTATTACTGCGGGTATGTTCCTGAAACATTTTACAGAATACCCTTGGCTTCATTTTGATATTGCGGGTTCGGCTTTCTTGGAAACTGGCGAATGGAATTACAGAGGCCGCAACGGAAGCGGCGTAGGCGTGCGTTTGCTCTATAAATTCCTGAAAATGCAAGCAGGTTAA
- a CDS encoding AAA family ATPase, whose translation MKTKSSTNNNTQTYEIPTQPLPLAYPSMDIFSERINYILCYRFYFALYGNIPCTIHIYDLDTNKAEKAWIEQHFADVKAKYFRKDYVRKDNKFEYDDVFFVLKNDIIIDFDYSNRGIILMFPSAQEAAAQAMADEFKTFMRKEKKAARQIYLIVQGDYGLNLRALDNKIPKMLVTENYNDDLTALHPLVLEKLRKKSENGLFLFYGAPGTGKSTYIRYLVGKVNNKKVIFLSPRIAGNLDSPSFTELLLDNPESVIVIEDAESLLVSRDENRTSDLSVLLNLTDGILGTNLGIQFICTFNTQITNIDAALLRKGRLTAAYEFKPLATEKANVLLEKIGVKDRKVSEPTTLADIYNIEEQEFGFASKARSVIGFR comes from the coding sequence ATGAAAACAAAATCTTCAACAAACAACAACACACAGACCTACGAAATCCCAACACAACCCCTTCCTTTAGCGTATCCCTCTATGGATATTTTTAGCGAAAGGATAAATTATATTTTGTGTTACCGATTTTATTTTGCACTATACGGCAATATTCCGTGTACCATTCACATTTATGATTTGGATACCAACAAGGCCGAAAAAGCGTGGATAGAGCAACATTTTGCGGACGTGAAAGCCAAATATTTCCGAAAAGATTATGTCCGAAAAGACAATAAATTTGAATACGACGATGTTTTTTTTGTGTTAAAAAATGACATTATCATAGACTTTGATTACAGTAACAGAGGCATAATCCTGATGTTTCCGTCTGCGCAAGAAGCCGCCGCGCAAGCAATGGCCGACGAATTTAAAACGTTCATGCGCAAAGAAAAAAAGGCGGCAAGGCAAATTTATCTGATTGTACAAGGTGATTATGGGCTAAATCTTCGGGCATTGGACAATAAAATCCCGAAAATGCTTGTTACGGAAAATTACAACGACGACCTGACGGCATTGCACCCATTAGTTTTGGAAAAGTTACGAAAAAAGAGTGAAAATGGCCTTTTCTTGTTCTACGGCGCACCTGGCACAGGCAAATCAACGTACATTCGTTATTTGGTAGGAAAAGTCAATAACAAAAAAGTGATATTTCTTTCGCCACGCATTGCTGGCAATTTGGATTCGCCATCGTTCACGGAGCTGCTCTTGGACAACCCCGAAAGTGTGATTGTGATAGAAGATGCAGAAAGTCTGTTGGTGTCCAGAGACGAAAATCGTACTTCTGATTTGTCGGTGTTGCTCAACCTCACCGACGGCATTTTAGGTACGAATTTGGGCATACAATTTATTTGCACTTTCAATACCCAAATCACGAACATAGATGCCGCGCTTTTGCGCAAAGGCCGACTAACGGCAGCCTACGAGTTTAAGCCGTTGGCTACCGAAAAAGCAAATGTATTGCTGGAAAAAATTGGCGTAAAAGACAGAAAAGTAAGCGAACCAACCACGTTGGCCGACATCTATAACATTGAGGAACAGGAATTTGGCTTTGCCAGCAAGGCGCGTTCCGTGATTGGTTTCAGATAA
- a CDS encoding DUF481 domain-containing protein, whose protein sequence is MTSYKKGFVGFWLMFLFGQISFAQNMALDSLVRLRADSLFRVWRDSVQQANTPKIQNTAPKTFKYSLALDGNFSEGNVQRILFITRAELSWKNKIMDITTHPRFVYGKQNGDLAERDGFTDLYVNVLHQKKVYGFGLGTAENSRLRDINSRIMGGAGIGFHLLRTDRNTFSVTNGIVYETTHFKERADVETFRNSLRIKGLHKIGSGKFRFKHLSFFQPSLQYAQNLRWSTQMSLEILLHKQLAFRTSFENYYESVIETGRQRNDLRWSVGLSFFSL, encoded by the coding sequence ATGACATCATACAAAAAAGGCTTTGTAGGGTTTTGGCTAATGTTTTTGTTTGGGCAAATAAGTTTTGCGCAAAACATGGCGTTGGATTCGCTGGTGCGCCTACGTGCCGACTCACTCTTTAGGGTTTGGCGCGACTCCGTACAACAAGCCAATACACCAAAAATACAAAACACTGCCCCAAAAACGTTCAAGTATAGCCTTGCCTTAGACGGCAACTTTTCCGAAGGAAATGTACAACGCATTTTGTTCATTACACGTGCCGAACTTTCTTGGAAAAACAAAATAATGGACATTACAACACATCCGCGTTTTGTGTATGGCAAACAAAATGGCGATTTGGCGGAACGAGACGGCTTCACAGACCTGTATGTCAATGTGTTGCACCAAAAAAAAGTATATGGTTTTGGGTTGGGGACTGCCGAAAACAGCCGCCTACGCGATATTAATTCGAGGATAATGGGCGGTGCGGGTATTGGCTTTCATTTGCTGCGCACCGACCGAAATACGTTTTCTGTTACCAACGGAATTGTGTATGAGACTACGCATTTCAAGGAAAGAGCCGATGTAGAAACTTTTCGTAATTCTCTCAGAATAAAAGGATTACATAAAATAGGAAGTGGGAAATTCAGGTTTAAACACCTTAGTTTCTTTCAACCTTCGTTGCAATACGCCCAAAATTTGCGTTGGAGTACGCAGATGAGTTTGGAAATCTTGCTACACAAGCAACTGGCGTTCCGCACTTCCTTTGAAAATTACTATGAAAGCGTAATAGAAACAGGCCGCCAACGAAACGATTTGCGTTGGAGTGTGGGCTTGAGTTTCTTTTCTTTATAA
- a CDS encoding TerB family tellurite resistance protein yields MITDKQLAHFLVYVYVCIAKSDFHLVDEEVSMIVSKLKKHEKYKHLDTESILQEALAEHASHTEDEMFRHISHYTQKICHTEADKQLLITDLEDIVEADGVVKDLEMTMYRRIKQILA; encoded by the coding sequence ATGATAACCGACAAACAATTAGCACATTTTTTGGTCTATGTCTATGTGTGCATCGCCAAATCTGACTTCCATTTGGTGGACGAAGAAGTAAGCATGATCGTAAGCAAGCTCAAAAAACACGAAAAGTACAAACATCTGGATACGGAAAGCATACTACAAGAAGCACTCGCCGAACACGCCAGCCACACGGAAGACGAGATGTTTCGGCACATTAGTCATTACACCCAAAAAATATGCCATACGGAAGCCGACAAGCAGCTATTAATCACTGATTTAGAAGATATTGTAGAGGCCGACGGCGTGGTAAAAGATTTGGAAATGACCATGTACCGCCGCATCAAACAGATTTTAGCTTAG
- the porQ gene encoding type IX secretion system protein PorQ codes for MPSNLHKLLITKALLLSILSANAQIGGSSAFNFLEMSPSARVAAQGGQNVSLVDADANLFLSNPATLNAEMHQHLGLNYANYYAGINSTTLSYAHKLDKLNGMIGAGFQYVNYGKMDGYDAGGNTTESVSAADYAFTVGYANTQGPFTFGNALKLAGSRLDTYKSSALLLDLGAVFNHPTRDFNVGLSVRNAGFVMSRYDANSPTPRLPLNVQLGASYKLEHMPLRFSLTAHNLQKLDVVYLDPANTKQLDENGNPIAKKKTVGDKIARHFVVGGEFILTQGFNLRFGYNHLARREMKLENKRGSTGFSWGFMLKVKSLTFSYSRASYSANGGTGYISVVADMNRWFKKKATAPENPAAL; via the coding sequence ATGCCATCTAATTTACATAAATTACTGATAACAAAGGCTTTACTACTATCCATTTTGAGTGCCAATGCCCAAATTGGCGGCAGTTCGGCATTTAATTTTTTGGAAATGTCGCCGTCGGCGCGTGTGGCGGCACAGGGTGGCCAAAACGTTTCGTTAGTGGATGCCGATGCCAATTTGTTTCTGTCGAACCCAGCCACACTCAACGCCGAAATGCACCAGCATTTGGGGCTGAATTATGCCAATTATTATGCAGGCATCAACAGTACTACGCTGTCGTATGCGCATAAGTTGGACAAACTAAACGGCATGATTGGGGCTGGTTTTCAGTATGTTAATTATGGCAAAATGGACGGCTACGACGCAGGCGGCAACACCACCGAAAGCGTTTCGGCGGCTGACTACGCTTTTACAGTGGGCTACGCCAACACGCAAGGGCCGTTTACGTTTGGTAACGCACTCAAACTGGCGGGTTCGCGGCTGGACACTTACAAATCAAGTGCTTTGTTACTGGATTTGGGGGCGGTTTTTAATCACCCGACGCGCGATTTTAATGTAGGGCTTTCCGTGCGCAATGCGGGTTTTGTGATGAGTCGCTACGATGCCAACTCCCCAACGCCGCGCCTGCCGCTCAACGTGCAATTGGGCGCAAGTTACAAGCTCGAACACATGCCACTGCGTTTTTCGCTCACGGCGCACAACCTCCAAAAACTGGACGTGGTCTATCTTGACCCCGCCAACACCAAGCAACTTGACGAAAACGGCAACCCAATTGCCAAGAAAAAAACCGTTGGCGACAAAATAGCGCGACATTTTGTGGTAGGTGGCGAATTTATTCTAACACAAGGTTTTAACCTTCGTTTTGGATATAACCACTTGGCACGCAGAGAGATGAAGCTGGAAAACAAACGCGGTTCGACTGGTTTTTCGTGGGGTTTTATGCTCAAAGTTAAATCTCTGACTTTCTCGTACAGCCGCGCTTCGTACTCGGCCAATGGCGGAACAGGTTATATTTCGGTGGTGGCAGACATGAACCGTTGGTTCAAGAAAAAAGCTACTGCACCCGAAAATCCAGCGGCTTTGTAA